One Hermetia illucens chromosome 4, iHerIll2.2.curated.20191125, whole genome shotgun sequence DNA segment encodes these proteins:
- the LOC119654437 gene encoding uncharacterized protein LOC119654437 — translation MRSFKILFITFVSLIVASIAFDPSRIAQEGKEGIEDSNAGVPAIPKEQDQLVMMDIEVGDENADAKDEPLQRIKCTASTCTQICRILKYKCGYCASASRCVCLK, via the exons ATGAGATCATTCAAGATTTTGTTTATTACATTTGTGTCCTTAATCGTGGCATCAATTGCCTTCGATCCATCAAGGATAGCTCAAGAAGGCAAGGAAGGAATTGAAGATAGTAATGCTGGCGTTCCTGCAATTCCCAAAGAACAAGATCAGTTGGTGATGATGGATATTGAAGTTGGGGACGAAAATGCTGATGCAAAGGATGAGCCTCTTCAAAGGATAA AGTGTACAGCAAGTACATGCACACAAATCTGTcggattttgaaatataaatgtgGATATTGTGCTAGTGCGAGTCGCTGCGTATGTTTGaagtga
- the LOC119654436 gene encoding uncharacterized protein LOC119654436 gives MQFVTLLLVILSLSLSTFAFDVARKVNPETSAVARPEVSEYPEIPEGTKLQEFVMMDIEIEEEDADNRDETIQRIKCVPSQCNQICRVLGKKCGYCKNSSTCVCLG, from the exons ATGCAATTCGTAACCCTTTTGCTTGTTATCTTGTCACTTTCTCTGTCGACGTTTGCTTTTGACGTGGCAAGGAAAGTCAATCCTGAAACCTCCGCAGTTGCGAGACCTGAAGTTTCTGAATATCCTGAAATTCCAGAAGGTACAAAACTTCAAGAGTTTGTCATGATGGACATTGAGATCGAGGAGGAAGACGCTGACAATAGGGACGAAACGATTCAAAGGATAA AATGCGTACCGAGCCAATGCAATCAAATTTGTAGGGTTTTAGGAAAGAAATGTGGTTATTGCAAAAATTCATCTACATGTGTTTGTTTAGGATAA